A window of Hymenobacter aerilatus contains these coding sequences:
- the hemF gene encoding oxygen-dependent coproporphyrinogen oxidase: MSATPTSPSTPAPSAFRATVESWMRDFQDRLCQQLEQADGTGKFLTDAWQHHQSGGGRTRVLTEGTVLEKAGVAFSAVAGEMSAQAAQLLHMPNPAFFATGVSVVLHPRSPRVPIAHMNVRYFEAGDGQAWFGGGLDLTPIYVDEAQARWFHEQIQAVCQRHDVAYYPRFKQWADDYFFLPHRQETRGVGGIFFDRLTVGKDGSAEALFAFVQDVGNLFGPTYTELMRRNQPLPFGEAEKQWQLVRRARYAEFNLAFDRGTRFGLETGGRTESILMSMPPRAEWHYNRVPAPGSPEAATLAWLRKGVDWVSTTTATSPTLA; encoded by the coding sequence TTGTCTGCTACTCCCACCTCTCCGTCTACCCCTGCTCCGTCCGCCTTCCGCGCTACCGTAGAAAGCTGGATGCGTGACTTTCAAGACCGTCTCTGCCAACAGCTAGAGCAGGCCGATGGCACCGGCAAGTTCCTGACCGATGCCTGGCAGCACCACCAGAGCGGCGGCGGCCGCACCCGCGTGCTCACCGAGGGTACGGTGCTGGAAAAAGCCGGCGTGGCGTTTTCGGCGGTGGCAGGCGAGATGAGTGCCCAGGCGGCCCAACTGCTGCACATGCCCAACCCGGCGTTTTTCGCCACAGGCGTGTCGGTGGTACTGCACCCACGCAGCCCCAGAGTACCCATTGCCCACATGAACGTGCGCTATTTTGAGGCCGGCGACGGGCAGGCGTGGTTTGGCGGCGGGCTGGACCTGACCCCGATTTACGTGGACGAGGCGCAGGCCCGCTGGTTTCACGAACAAATTCAGGCCGTGTGCCAGCGCCACGATGTGGCCTACTACCCTCGCTTCAAGCAGTGGGCCGACGACTACTTCTTCCTACCCCACCGTCAGGAAACCCGCGGCGTAGGCGGCATTTTCTTCGACCGCCTCACAGTGGGCAAAGATGGCTCGGCGGAAGCGCTGTTTGCGTTTGTGCAGGACGTGGGCAATCTGTTTGGTCCTACCTACACGGAGCTGATGCGCCGCAACCAGCCCCTACCCTTCGGCGAAGCCGAAAAGCAATGGCAGTTGGTGCGCCGCGCCCGCTACGCCGAGTTCAACCTGGCCTTCGACCGGGGCACGCGCTTTGGACTGGAAACCGGGGGCCGCACCGAGAGCATACTGATGAGTATGCCGCCCCGTGCCGAGTGGCACTACAACCGCGTGCCCGCGCCCGGCTCGCCGGAGGCCGCTACCCTGGCCTGGCTGCGCAAGGGCGTCGATTGGGTTTCTACTACCACTGCAACATCTCCTACCCTTGCTTGA
- a CDS encoding RNA polymerase sigma factor: MTDADLIAACRQGNSRAQKLLYERFAGLMLSVCLRYLRHREDAEEVMIGGFVKVFRALDQYRNEGSFEGWIRRIMVNEALGQLRRKEPLHLAIDDVPSTAAVTPATADTQLQADDMLALLAELPAGYRTVFNLYALEGYSHPEIAELLGISEGTSKSQLSKARAMLQRRLTVANATAISTTPPKEYYATGRY; this comes from the coding sequence GTGACCGACGCCGACCTCATTGCCGCTTGCCGCCAGGGCAACAGCCGCGCCCAAAAGCTGCTCTACGAGCGGTTTGCGGGGCTGATGCTCTCCGTGTGCCTGCGCTACCTACGCCATCGCGAGGATGCTGAGGAGGTGATGATTGGCGGCTTTGTGAAGGTGTTTAGAGCCTTGGACCAGTACCGAAACGAGGGCTCGTTTGAGGGCTGGATCCGGCGGATTATGGTGAATGAGGCCCTGGGGCAGCTGCGCCGCAAGGAGCCCCTGCACTTGGCCATAGACGACGTGCCCAGCACAGCCGCCGTGACGCCTGCCACCGCCGACACCCAGCTACAGGCCGACGACATGCTGGCCCTGCTGGCCGAGCTGCCTGCTGGCTACCGTACGGTGTTCAACCTGTACGCGCTGGAGGGCTACTCCCACCCCGAAATTGCCGAGCTGCTGGGCATTTCGGAAGGCACCAGCAAGTCGCAGCTTAGCAAGGCGCGGGCCATGTTGCAGCGCCGCCTGACCGTGGCCAACGCCACGGCCATTTCTACCACCCCACCAAAAGAATACTATGCAACCGGAAGATATTGA
- a CDS encoding SDR family oxidoreductase: MSTMQGKVMLITGAAMGLGLAAAKELASQSANLVLVDYNEQSLQEAQHAITGQFPAVEVLTVVADVSDEAAVKNYVAEAVAKFGRIDGFYNNAGIEGKQASIAEYDIVVFKKVIDINLMGVYYGLRYVLPVMQQQGSGRIVNVASVGGIRGVLNQMPYVASKHAVSGMTKNAALEYGRYGITTNAIAPGAILTPMVAEAFKQVNPADPKQAEQQYASHNPTRRLGLPEEVAKLVAFLLSDDASYVSGQTIAVDGGESNMYGNAE, from the coding sequence ATGAGTACAATGCAAGGGAAAGTAATGCTGATTACAGGTGCAGCCATGGGCCTGGGCTTGGCCGCCGCCAAGGAGCTAGCGAGCCAAAGTGCTAACTTGGTGCTAGTTGACTACAACGAGCAAAGCCTGCAAGAGGCGCAACATGCAATTACTGGGCAGTTTCCAGCGGTAGAGGTGCTGACCGTCGTGGCCGACGTGTCGGACGAGGCGGCCGTCAAAAACTACGTAGCCGAAGCCGTTGCTAAGTTTGGCCGTATCGATGGTTTCTACAACAATGCCGGCATTGAAGGCAAACAGGCCAGCATCGCCGAGTACGATATAGTCGTGTTCAAAAAAGTAATCGACATCAACCTGATGGGCGTGTACTACGGATTGCGCTACGTACTGCCCGTAATGCAGCAGCAGGGTAGTGGCCGCATTGTGAACGTGGCTTCCGTAGGCGGTATCCGGGGTGTGCTAAACCAGATGCCCTACGTAGCCAGCAAGCACGCCGTGTCGGGCATGACCAAAAACGCGGCCCTAGAATACGGCCGCTACGGCATCACCACCAATGCCATTGCGCCCGGTGCTATTCTGACACCTATGGTAGCCGAGGCGTTCAAACAAGTGAATCCTGCCGACCCCAAGCAAGCTGAACAACAATACGCTAGCCATAATCCTACCCGGCGTCTGGGCCTGCCAGAAGAGGTAGCGAAATTGGTAGCTTTTCTGCTAAGTGACGATGCCTCCTACGTAAGTGGGCAAACTATTGCCGTTGATGGCGGGGAGTCGAATATGTACGGCAACGCCGAGTAA
- a CDS encoding alpha-ketoacid dehydrogenase subunit alpha/beta yields the protein MTTPPTPFSDPASPFTVPHPDTQMRAYRLMHTAAELARLYEENKAVTARYVHATARGHEAVQLAAAFHLRPTDYAAPYYRDDALLLGLGLQPYELMLQLLAKRDDPFSGGRTYYGHPSLRREGFPIIPHQSSATGMQAIPATGMAHGIKYLESQGLLKTADQRPVVLCSIGDGAMTEGEVSEALQMAVLHQLPVIFLVQDNDWGISATGQEMRAMNAYEFAAGFKGLHRLKIDGADFAVSYAGLAAAFAHARDTRGPVLVHATCPLLAHHTSGVRREKYRGDNITQHATNDPLPRLHRQLLDMGLATEAELDHLAAQARTTVENDYQRALQAADPDPATFADHEFAPPTITEEAGERSPAGAEKVTMVDAALHAVDDILREFPEALFYGQDVGGALGGVFREAALLAQKYGAQRVFNTPIQEAYIVGSTAGMAAVGAKAIVEIQFADYIWPGLNQLVEELSKSCYLSNGQFPVQSLIRVPVGAYGGGGPYHSGSVESTLLNIRGIKVVYPSNAADMKGLLRAAFLDPNPVVLLEHKGLYWSKVPGTEDARTPEPATGYVLPLGQAAIAQPADPEQTRRGATCVVVTYGMGVYWAKTASQQFPGRVEILDLRTLNPLDYAAVERAVRQHSKVLVLTEEPLLNSFAESLAGRIQRTCFQHLDAPVFTLGAANLPAVPLNVALEKQMLPNAEKVAKTLGELLGW from the coding sequence ATGACCACCCCACCCACCCCCTTCTCCGACCCTGCTTCCCCGTTCACCGTTCCCCACCCGGATACCCAGATGCGCGCCTACCGTCTGATGCACACGGCCGCCGAGCTGGCGCGTCTCTACGAAGAAAACAAGGCCGTGACGGCCCGCTATGTGCACGCCACCGCCCGCGGCCACGAAGCTGTGCAGCTGGCCGCCGCTTTCCACCTGCGCCCTACCGACTACGCCGCCCCTTACTACCGCGACGATGCTTTGCTGCTGGGCCTGGGCTTGCAGCCCTACGAGCTGATGCTGCAACTGCTAGCCAAGCGCGACGACCCGTTTTCAGGCGGGCGCACGTACTACGGGCACCCTTCCCTGCGCCGGGAGGGCTTCCCCATAATTCCGCACCAAAGCTCGGCCACCGGTATGCAGGCCATTCCGGCCACGGGCATGGCCCACGGCATCAAGTATCTGGAAAGTCAGGGCCTGCTAAAGACTGCCGACCAGCGCCCTGTAGTGCTGTGCTCCATCGGCGACGGGGCCATGACGGAGGGCGAGGTGAGTGAAGCTCTGCAAATGGCTGTGTTGCACCAACTACCCGTTATTTTCTTGGTGCAGGATAACGACTGGGGTATTTCGGCTACTGGCCAGGAGATGCGCGCCATGAACGCCTACGAGTTTGCGGCCGGCTTCAAAGGGCTGCACCGCTTGAAAATTGACGGCGCCGATTTTGCTGTATCCTACGCCGGGCTGGCTGCAGCCTTTGCCCACGCCCGCGACACCCGCGGTCCGGTGCTGGTGCACGCTACCTGCCCTTTGTTGGCCCACCACACCAGCGGCGTGCGGCGCGAGAAATACCGCGGCGACAACATCACTCAGCACGCCACCAACGACCCGCTGCCACGCCTGCACCGCCAGCTGCTGGATATGGGCCTGGCTACCGAAGCCGAGTTGGACCACTTGGCCGCCCAGGCCCGCACGACAGTCGAGAATGACTATCAGCGGGCCCTGCAAGCCGCCGACCCCGACCCAGCTACCTTCGCCGACCACGAATTCGCCCCGCCGACCATTACGGAGGAAGCCGGCGAGCGAAGCCCCGCCGGCGCCGAGAAAGTGACGATGGTAGACGCCGCTCTGCATGCTGTGGATGATATTTTGCGCGAGTTTCCAGAGGCGTTGTTCTACGGGCAGGACGTAGGTGGCGCCCTGGGTGGCGTGTTTCGCGAAGCGGCACTGCTGGCGCAGAAATATGGTGCCCAACGTGTGTTTAATACCCCCATTCAAGAAGCCTATATTGTGGGCAGCACGGCCGGTATGGCAGCCGTGGGCGCCAAGGCCATTGTCGAAATTCAGTTTGCTGACTATATCTGGCCGGGCCTGAATCAGTTGGTGGAGGAACTATCGAAGTCGTGCTACCTATCCAACGGTCAGTTTCCAGTGCAGAGCCTGATTCGGGTGCCGGTGGGCGCGTATGGGGGCGGCGGCCCCTACCACTCGGGCTCGGTGGAAAGCACCTTGCTGAACATCCGGGGTATCAAGGTGGTCTACCCCAGTAACGCGGCCGATATGAAGGGCCTGCTACGCGCCGCCTTCCTCGACCCCAATCCGGTGGTGCTGCTGGAGCATAAAGGCCTGTACTGGAGCAAGGTGCCCGGCACCGAGGACGCCCGCACGCCCGAGCCGGCCACCGGCTACGTGCTACCCCTGGGCCAAGCCGCCATTGCTCAACCCGCTGACCCCGAGCAGACGCGCCGAGGTGCTACCTGCGTGGTCGTTACCTACGGTATGGGCGTGTACTGGGCCAAAACCGCCAGCCAGCAATTCCCCGGTCGCGTCGAAATCCTGGACCTGCGCACCCTCAACCCCCTCGACTACGCGGCGGTGGAACGCGCCGTGCGCCAGCATAGTAAAGTACTGGTGCTCACCGAAGAACCTCTGCTCAACTCCTTCGCCGAGAGCCTCGCCGGGCGCATCCAGCGCACCTGCTTCCAGCACCTCGACGCGCCCGTATTCACCCTGGGCGCCGCCAATCTCCCTGCCGTTCCGCTGAACGTGGCCCTGGAAAAGCAAATGCTCCCCAATGCCGAGAAGGTAGCCAAAACGTTGGGCGAGCTATTGGGGTGGTAA
- a CDS encoding outer membrane beta-barrel protein: MKRVSSLLAAAALLALAAPCSARATDLLSVRSLRPTPVHNDDTIIVRLPNQAVMTLYVKNKAQLRQLQNYKLDSLMTVLNGYITQAEAAGKNSQSGEVTTEFYPAKDHPGAGVPEQIRITVRNEDAQGKPQKPTAERVDVTLGRAGSVVVVERKDEQGNGHVSVRIDNTSKDANRDSLRIAKRQREANRSSKSAFGMDLGLNALVNKSAPTSGQPIDLRPFGSRYVSLYWRYAQRLGSKGSPMYLLLGPEFSFNNYMLDNNTQFVSNPGLGSGQPNYTTVERTGFPVEKSKLMMSSLNLPVMLQLNLRDKEYRKTFRLAAGGFVGYRLGTHTKLKYDQDGDTRKDKDRGSYNLEDFQYGLQGGIGFRKVDLFAKYHLNQLFKDNRGPQAQSLSFGITFFGLD, from the coding sequence ATGAAACGCGTATCTTCCCTGCTAGCCGCCGCTGCGCTGCTGGCCCTGGCCGCGCCTTGCTCGGCCCGTGCTACCGACCTCCTCTCCGTTCGCTCGCTTCGTCCTACCCCTGTTCACAACGACGATACCATCATCGTGCGCCTACCCAACCAGGCTGTGATGACACTGTACGTGAAGAACAAAGCACAGCTGCGGCAGTTGCAGAACTATAAGCTCGACTCGCTGATGACCGTGCTGAACGGCTACATCACGCAGGCTGAGGCCGCCGGGAAAAACTCGCAGTCGGGTGAGGTGACGACGGAGTTCTACCCCGCCAAAGACCACCCCGGCGCCGGCGTGCCCGAGCAAATCCGCATTACGGTGCGCAACGAGGATGCGCAGGGCAAGCCCCAGAAACCCACTGCCGAGCGCGTAGACGTGACCCTGGGCCGTGCCGGTAGCGTGGTGGTAGTGGAGAGGAAAGACGAGCAGGGCAACGGCCACGTTTCCGTCCGCATCGACAATACCAGCAAAGATGCGAACCGCGACTCGCTGCGCATAGCCAAGCGCCAGCGCGAAGCCAACCGCAGCAGCAAAAGCGCCTTTGGGATGGATCTGGGCCTGAATGCGCTTGTGAACAAAAGCGCGCCTACCAGCGGGCAGCCTATTGATCTGCGCCCCTTTGGCTCGCGCTACGTGAGCTTATACTGGCGCTACGCCCAGCGTCTGGGCAGCAAAGGCTCGCCCATGTACCTGCTGCTGGGCCCCGAGTTTTCCTTCAACAACTACATGCTCGACAACAACACCCAGTTTGTGTCGAACCCCGGTCTCGGCAGCGGCCAGCCCAACTACACCACGGTAGAGCGCACCGGCTTTCCCGTGGAAAAGAGCAAGCTGATGATGTCTAGCCTCAACCTGCCCGTGATGCTCCAGCTGAACCTGCGCGACAAGGAATACCGCAAAACGTTCCGGCTGGCGGCCGGGGGCTTTGTGGGCTACCGCCTGGGCACGCACACCAAGCTGAAGTACGACCAGGACGGCGACACCCGCAAAGACAAAGACCGCGGCAGCTATAATTTAGAGGATTTCCAGTATGGCCTGCAGGGTGGTATCGGCTTCCGTAAGGTAGACTTGTTTGCCAAGTACCACCTCAACCAGTTGTTCAAAGACAACCGTGGGCCCCAGGCCCAGAGCCTGAGCTTCGGCATCACGTTTTTCGGGCTTGATTAA
- a CDS encoding CoA-binding protein: MKKTVVIGASDNPARYSFRAVNMLKNYGHEVVPVGIRKGQVAGLDIHTDRPTEEDVDTVTLYVGPQNQPSWYEYILDLKPKRIIFNPGTENEELERMAQAKGIRTEEACTLVMLSVGNY, from the coding sequence ATGAAAAAGACTGTTGTTATTGGGGCCAGTGATAACCCCGCCCGCTACTCATTCCGGGCTGTGAACATGCTCAAAAACTACGGCCATGAGGTGGTGCCCGTCGGCATCCGCAAGGGCCAAGTGGCTGGCCTCGACATCCACACCGACCGCCCCACCGAGGAAGATGTGGATACCGTGACGTTGTACGTTGGCCCTCAGAACCAGCCCAGCTGGTATGAGTACATCCTGGACCTCAAGCCCAAACGCATCATCTTCAATCCCGGCACCGAGAACGAGGAGCTGGAGCGCATGGCCCAGGCCAAGGGCATCCGTACCGAAGAGGCTTGTACGCTAGTGATGCTATCGGTAGGCAACTACTAA
- the tamL gene encoding translocation and assembly module lipoprotein TamL, with translation MKPLFFVNTLGASLHWRRLLPVCWLLLALAGCAPTKLVPPGRNLLNTIELEGVDKADAERMQTLYQQKPNSRFPIPKLLIYQLGTNFYDSAKVRRKLNADLERYNRLIAQARPDSVEVAKLTQKRERLNRRYQQKLDKGNAIMRIGEPPVLYDTALTRQTVTQLGIFLKSKGFFRSSVYATDTVEDRRATVTYHVHEGPPFHYTQLDYTIPDTSVARRVLATRPGSLLHVGDQYDEEMIGQERTRIETLLKNAGYYDFREQYITLEADTSFVPTTVRLRTFVADPAPGQSHRLYTIERVSFIADAGLVRFGVARDTVVRDSVKFLAYEHKIRPRILDDKLEVRPGDHYSLANTLLTQRQLGSLDMFRFNTVNYRRLPRQSNTLADSVQGQLVAIVNASPAKKFQETTEFGGTYVSGLVGPFANVRLRVRNPFGGAEVLEFGVRTGFEGQYNIASTNGETSGNPDAVLTTQIGGNVNLVIPQFIIPFRPQRYLVRYNPRTRINASYTFVSRPQYTRTNAEATYDYIWQRSEFHQYVFTPADLSIVSTPKIDDIFLDTLRSLSRRGFPLIQSFTRQLVPSINFTSLYNSNDFNQTRDARYLRMYAEVGGLTRKIYQAIFPDLNVFNFARFNADYRRYIKLNQKSYFVYRFNVGVARALTPTTYYPAGSDVQQTGLIIPYDKFVFAGGSSSVRAWAPRRLGLGSAQTLDANRRQNLAQEQPGELLLEGNVEYRFPLYSFINGAVFTDYGNAWLLHKDSRENADFQFNRFYKEFAVGSGFGLRFDFTFLILRLDVATKVYDPTHPGNRWVIRNFGFGARQTAFNLGIGYPF, from the coding sequence TTGAAACCATTGTTCTTCGTTAATACACTGGGAGCCAGCTTGCACTGGCGCCGACTGTTGCCAGTGTGCTGGCTGCTGCTGGCGCTGGCCGGCTGCGCACCCACTAAGCTGGTACCGCCCGGCCGAAACTTGCTGAATACTATTGAATTGGAGGGGGTAGACAAGGCCGATGCCGAGCGCATGCAAACGCTCTACCAGCAAAAGCCTAACTCTCGGTTTCCCATCCCAAAGCTACTCATCTATCAGCTGGGGACGAATTTTTATGACTCGGCGAAAGTCCGGCGCAAGCTCAACGCCGATTTGGAGCGCTACAACCGCCTTATTGCCCAGGCCCGCCCCGACTCGGTGGAAGTAGCCAAGCTCACGCAGAAGCGGGAACGACTCAACCGGCGCTACCAGCAGAAGCTCGACAAGGGCAACGCCATCATGCGCATCGGCGAACCGCCGGTGCTCTACGACACGGCCCTCACGCGCCAGACGGTCACGCAGCTCGGTATCTTCTTAAAATCCAAGGGCTTCTTCCGCAGCAGTGTGTATGCCACCGATACTGTGGAGGACCGTCGCGCCACCGTGACCTACCACGTGCACGAGGGCCCACCTTTCCATTATACCCAGCTTGACTACACCATCCCCGACACGAGCGTGGCACGGCGGGTGCTAGCCACCAGGCCCGGGTCGCTGCTGCACGTGGGCGACCAGTACGACGAAGAGATGATTGGGCAGGAGCGCACCCGCATCGAAACGCTGCTGAAAAACGCGGGATACTATGACTTCCGTGAGCAGTATATCACGCTGGAGGCTGATACTAGCTTTGTGCCAACCACTGTGCGCCTGCGCACCTTCGTTGCCGATCCGGCACCGGGCCAGTCACACCGCCTGTATACCATTGAGCGCGTAAGCTTTATTGCCGACGCCGGCTTGGTGCGCTTTGGAGTAGCGCGCGACACGGTGGTGCGCGACTCGGTGAAGTTCCTGGCCTACGAGCACAAAATCCGCCCGCGCATTCTGGACGATAAGCTGGAAGTGCGCCCCGGCGACCATTACAGCCTGGCCAATACCCTGCTCACGCAACGGCAGTTGGGTTCGCTGGATATGTTCCGGTTCAATACGGTGAACTACCGCCGCCTACCCCGCCAGTCGAACACCCTGGCCGACTCAGTACAGGGCCAGCTGGTGGCTATTGTGAATGCCTCGCCGGCCAAGAAATTTCAGGAAACCACCGAGTTTGGGGGCACTTACGTGAGCGGACTGGTAGGCCCCTTTGCCAACGTGCGCCTGCGCGTGCGCAATCCGTTTGGGGGGGCCGAAGTGCTGGAGTTTGGCGTGCGTACTGGCTTTGAAGGGCAGTATAATATTGCCAGTACTAATGGTGAGACTAGCGGCAACCCTGATGCAGTGCTCACTACCCAGATTGGCGGCAACGTGAATTTGGTCATTCCACAATTCATCATTCCTTTCCGGCCCCAGCGCTACTTGGTTCGCTACAACCCGCGTACCCGCATCAACGCCTCCTACACGTTTGTGAGTCGGCCGCAGTACACGCGTACTAATGCCGAGGCTACCTACGACTATATCTGGCAGCGTTCCGAGTTTCATCAGTACGTGTTCACACCCGCTGACTTAAGTATTGTGAGCACCCCGAAAATTGATGATATCTTCCTAGACACGTTACGCTCGTTATCTAGGCGTGGATTTCCACTGATTCAGAGCTTTACCCGGCAGCTGGTACCCAGCATCAACTTCACTTCCCTTTACAACTCCAACGATTTTAACCAGACCCGCGACGCCCGCTATCTGCGCATGTATGCCGAAGTAGGCGGCCTTACGCGCAAGATTTACCAAGCGATTTTCCCGGATCTGAACGTATTTAACTTTGCCCGCTTTAATGCCGATTACCGCCGCTATATCAAGCTAAATCAGAAATCATATTTCGTTTATCGCTTCAACGTAGGCGTGGCGCGTGCCCTCACTCCTACCACCTATTACCCCGCCGGCTCCGACGTGCAGCAGACAGGTCTGATCATCCCCTATGACAAGTTTGTGTTTGCTGGCGGTAGTTCCAGCGTACGGGCATGGGCACCACGCCGCCTGGGCCTGGGCTCGGCGCAGACGCTCGACGCCAATAGGCGCCAGAACCTAGCCCAAGAGCAGCCGGGTGAATTGCTGCTGGAAGGCAACGTAGAATATCGATTCCCGCTGTACAGCTTCATTAACGGAGCTGTGTTTACGGACTACGGCAACGCATGGCTACTGCACAAAGACAGTCGCGAAAATGCCGATTTTCAGTTCAACCGCTTTTACAAGGAGTTTGCCGTAGGCTCGGGCTTCGGCCTGCGCTTCGATTTTACTTTCCTCATCCTACGCCTCGATGTAGCCACCAAAGTCTACGATCCTACTCACCCCGGCAACCGCTGGGTGATTCGCAACTTCGGTTTCGGCGCCCGCCAAACGGCATTTAACCTAGGTATAGGGTATCCGTTCTAA
- a CDS encoding NAD(P)/FAD-dependent oxidoreductase, with protein MLFTTASPQEVELLLSPEHAYDEFTRYEALLAAAGLRPGQADFVHLRKRSIDARGRQPLVRLRADIYRTAPPAELFGPWFQFPNVSRARRTVLIVGAGPAGLFAALRAIELGIKPIVVERGKDVRTRRRDLAALNKQQLVNPDSNYCFGEGGAGTYSDGKLYTRSTKRGDVQRILRLLVQHGATPDILIDAHPHIGTNKLPAVVAALRDSVRAAGGEVRFDTRVDDLVLTENHLRGVVTAQGEELLADAVILATGHSARDIYELLHRRGVLIEAKPFALGVRVEHQQQLIDRAQYRLPDRGLLPAASYALVHQTQGQGGQRGVFSFCMCPGGFIVPAATAPGEVVVNGMSPSRRDSEFANSGIVTAVELEDMDVRQHGALAGLHLQQQIEQRACQLAGNTQVAPAQRLGDFLKGKVSADLLETSYQPGLVSVPMDKVLGKNLANRLRQGFENFGRKIPGYATNAAQIVGVESRTSSPVRIPRDRDTLQHPVVRGLFPCGEGAGYAGGIVSAAMDGERCAEAVKAAVS; from the coding sequence ATGTTGTTTACCACTGCTTCCCCCCAGGAAGTCGAGTTGCTGCTCTCGCCTGAGCATGCCTACGACGAATTTACGCGCTACGAAGCCCTCTTGGCAGCCGCCGGCCTACGCCCCGGCCAGGCCGATTTTGTGCACCTGCGCAAACGCAGCATTGATGCCCGCGGCCGGCAGCCATTGGTGCGCCTGCGCGCCGACATCTACCGCACGGCGCCCCCGGCCGAGCTGTTTGGCCCGTGGTTTCAGTTTCCCAACGTGAGCCGTGCCCGCCGTACGGTCTTGATTGTGGGAGCGGGTCCGGCCGGGCTGTTTGCGGCGTTGCGGGCCATTGAACTCGGTATCAAGCCTATTGTGGTGGAGCGGGGCAAGGACGTGCGCACCCGCCGCCGCGACTTAGCGGCCCTCAACAAACAGCAGCTCGTCAACCCCGACAGCAACTATTGCTTCGGCGAGGGCGGCGCGGGCACCTACTCCGATGGTAAGCTCTACACCCGCTCTACCAAGCGCGGCGACGTACAACGCATCCTGCGCCTACTGGTGCAGCACGGCGCTACCCCCGATATTCTGATAGATGCTCACCCACACATCGGCACCAACAAGCTGCCGGCCGTGGTGGCCGCCCTGCGAGACTCGGTGCGCGCAGCCGGTGGTGAGGTACGGTTTGACACACGGGTAGACGATTTGGTGCTAACTGAGAACCACCTCCGTGGCGTGGTCACGGCCCAGGGCGAGGAACTGCTGGCCGATGCCGTCATCTTAGCCACCGGCCACTCCGCCCGCGACATCTACGAGCTGCTGCACCGCCGCGGCGTGCTCATCGAGGCTAAGCCCTTTGCGCTGGGTGTGCGCGTGGAGCACCAGCAGCAGCTCATCGACCGGGCCCAGTACCGCCTCCCCGACCGCGGCCTGCTGCCGGCCGCTTCCTATGCGCTGGTGCACCAAACCCAGGGCCAGGGCGGGCAGCGGGGCGTGTTTTCGTTTTGCATGTGCCCTGGCGGCTTTATTGTGCCGGCAGCCACCGCGCCCGGCGAGGTGGTGGTCAATGGCATGTCGCCCAGCCGCCGCGACTCGGAGTTTGCCAATTCTGGCATTGTAACGGCCGTGGAGTTGGAAGATATGGACGTGCGCCAGCACGGCGCCTTGGCCGGTCTGCACCTACAACAGCAGATTGAACAGCGCGCTTGCCAGCTAGCTGGCAACACGCAGGTAGCCCCGGCTCAGCGGCTAGGCGACTTCCTGAAAGGCAAGGTTTCGGCTGACTTGCTGGAAACGTCCTACCAGCCCGGCCTGGTGTCGGTGCCGATGGACAAGGTGCTGGGCAAAAACCTGGCAAACCGGCTGCGGCAAGGCTTCGAAAACTTCGGGCGCAAGATTCCGGGCTATGCCACCAACGCCGCACAGATTGTGGGGGTAGAGAGTCGCACGTCGTCGCCGGTGCGCATCCCCCGTGACCGGGACACTTTGCAGCACCCGGTGGTGCGCGGCTTATTTCCGTGCGGTGAGGGGGCGGGCTACGCCGGCGGTATCGTGTCGGCGGCTATGGATGGCGAGCGGTGCGCGGAAGCGGTTAAGGCAGCTGTTAGCTGA
- a CDS encoding RNA methyltransferase, which yields MVSKAVAKYVHALHQKKYRLRHGAFLVEGGKSVLELLSSTLLTERLFVTAEFAAKISPLPAQVPVEVVSAEELTRLGTLATNQTALAVARLPEELPLPTAPGLLLALDEVRDPGNLGTLIRLADWYGLPGVVCSDTCADPWSPKTVAATMGSFTRVPVWQRNLPPWLASLPPTMPIYGADLHGDNVHRLQLQPQGVLVMGSESHGLTPAVEQCLTQRLHIPGRGQAESLNVAISAAILLDNFFRAG from the coding sequence ATGGTTTCAAAAGCAGTAGCAAAATATGTGCACGCCCTGCACCAAAAAAAATACCGGTTACGGCACGGCGCTTTTCTGGTGGAAGGAGGCAAAAGCGTTCTGGAGCTGCTAAGTTCTACACTTCTGACCGAACGGTTGTTCGTGACGGCGGAGTTTGCGGCAAAAATTTCGCCACTCCCCGCCCAGGTACCTGTAGAGGTGGTTTCGGCGGAGGAACTGACCCGCCTGGGTACATTGGCTACCAACCAAACGGCGCTGGCCGTGGCCCGCCTACCCGAGGAGCTACCCCTGCCTACGGCGCCCGGCCTATTATTAGCACTGGACGAGGTGCGCGACCCCGGCAACCTAGGCACGCTCATTCGCCTGGCCGACTGGTACGGCCTGCCCGGCGTGGTATGCTCCGACACCTGCGCCGACCCGTGGAGCCCCAAAACGGTGGCCGCCACCATGGGCTCGTTCACCCGCGTGCCTGTTTGGCAGCGTAATTTGCCGCCGTGGCTGGCCTCCCTGCCCCCCACAATGCCCATCTACGGTGCCGACTTGCATGGCGACAACGTACACCGCCTCCAACTGCAACCCCAGGGCGTGCTGGTGATGGGGAGCGAAAGCCACGGCCTCACACCGGCCGTAGAGCAGTGCCTCACCCAGCGCCTGCACATCCCCGGCCGCGGCCAAGCCGAGAGCCTGAACGTAGCTATTTCGGCGGCTATTCTGCTGGATAATTTTTTCCGGGCGGGGTAG